The Syntrophorhabdaceae bacterium genome contains a region encoding:
- a CDS encoding universal stress protein, whose protein sequence is MTHIRSILAATDFSPNSRYAGERAAMLGTTLGVERGLLLHVLEGSWLESLKRFIGSPAEVERGIIDDASNSLVELAEESRQTSGFSFEMQVRTGNTLDVIVEAASDYDLLVVGAHGRHPVRAVALGTTAQRLLGKIRKPVLVVKGKPDRPYRRVLVAVDFSPNSRKAMEYGSLIAPGAIVNVVHAYEPLLERQMISAGASDRVLEEYRAKARIDAEAQMTAFLDAGQWSTSGMLHRVEYGHASARLPEIVEEWDPDLVVVGKHGRSRVEEFLLGSVTIHLLSQSQCDVLVAQ, encoded by the coding sequence ATGACACATATCCGATCTATTCTGGCTGCAACCGACTTTTCTCCCAATTCCCGGTATGCCGGTGAGCGTGCGGCGATGCTCGGTACAACGCTGGGTGTGGAAAGGGGTCTGCTGCTCCATGTGTTGGAGGGATCATGGCTGGAGAGTTTGAAGCGGTTCATCGGCTCGCCGGCCGAGGTCGAACGTGGTATCATCGATGATGCTTCGAATTCTCTGGTGGAACTGGCTGAAGAGTCCCGCCAGACATCAGGTTTTTCCTTTGAAATGCAGGTCCGCACGGGCAATACGCTGGACGTGATCGTCGAAGCTGCCTCGGATTACGACCTGCTCGTGGTCGGTGCTCACGGTCGGCACCCGGTACGGGCCGTCGCCCTTGGCACTACCGCCCAGCGCCTTCTGGGCAAAATACGGAAACCTGTCCTTGTTGTCAAAGGCAAGCCCGACAGACCGTATCGGAGGGTCCTTGTTGCCGTCGATTTCTCACCGAATTCCCGAAAGGCCATGGAGTATGGTTCCCTAATAGCCCCCGGAGCCATTGTCAACGTGGTGCATGCATACGAACCGCTCCTCGAAAGGCAGATGATCTCCGCCGGGGCATCCGACAGAGTTCTTGAAGAATACCGGGCAAAAGCGCGGATCGATGCCGAGGCACAGATGACGGCCTTCCTGGATGCCGGGCAGTGGAGCACAAGTGGAATGCTCCACCGCGTTGAATACGGGCACGCGTCAGCCAGGCTGCCAGAGATAGTTGAAGAGTGGGATCCCGATCTCGTAGTCGTCGGCAAGCACGGGAGATCACGCGTTGAAGAATTCCTGCTTGGCAGCGTTACAATACACCTGCTGTCCCAATCGCAATGCGACGTGCTTGTTGCCCAATAG
- a CDS encoding potassium channel family protein, which yields MMNMVHFLVEDSPRRPYYAILLFIVVAFAFSFLYLAILPGVQGLPSLSHTGQGKSAPQAVDFLDCLYFSIGTQTTLGYGDLIPATVSAKITSMVQAAFGYVYLAFLVSVFTAQAVLRSRRFQTYLREMVRTLR from the coding sequence ATGATGAACATGGTTCACTTTCTGGTCGAGGACAGTCCGAGGAGACCGTATTACGCGATACTTCTCTTCATCGTGGTGGCATTTGCCTTCTCTTTTCTCTACCTTGCCATCCTGCCGGGCGTTCAAGGTTTACCCTCCTTGAGCCACACGGGACAAGGGAAATCGGCACCTCAGGCTGTTGACTTTCTGGATTGCCTCTATTTCAGTATCGGTACGCAGACGACCCTGGGATACGGCGACCTCATTCCCGCAACTGTGTCCGCAAAGATTACTTCAATGGTCCAGGCCGCTTTCGGTTATGTGTATCTCGCTTTTCTGGTGTCTGTATTTACCGCCCAAGCTGTGTTGCGATCCAGGAGATTTCAGACGTATCTTCGGGAGATGGTAAGGACGTTGCGGTGA